The following proteins are co-located in the Flectobacillus major DSM 103 genome:
- a CDS encoding DUF779 domain-containing protein, translating to MEERIKRVLVTQSAKDVIKHLKNKHGGLLFHVSGGCCDGSQPMCFEIDDFKLGSVDLKVGEAAGCGIYMSADQFEYWKYAQLTLDILPGRGSGFSLEIPLGLRFTLKSRVLTMEELAHIEQPQEVLNV from the coding sequence ATGGAAGAAAGAATCAAAAGGGTATTGGTTACACAATCTGCCAAAGATGTGATTAAGCATCTGAAAAACAAACACGGAGGGTTGTTGTTTCATGTAAGTGGGGGCTGTTGCGACGGTTCACAACCAATGTGCTTTGAAATAGACGACTTTAAGCTCGGTAGTGTCGACCTCAAAGTGGGCGAAGCAGCAGGTTGTGGTATTTATATGAGTGCCGATCAATTTGAGTATTGGAAGTATGCTCAATTAACTTTAGATATTTTGCCAGGAAGAGGCTCTGGATTTTCGTTGGAAATTCCCCTAGGTTTGCGATTTACCCTAAAGTCGAGGGTGCTTACTATGGAAGAGCTAGCACATATCGAGCAACCTCAAGAAGTCCTAAATGTATAA
- a CDS encoding zinc-binding alcohol dehydrogenase family protein, whose protein sequence is MKALSLTTPHEFQYLQLDNTIEISPNEALVKIHKIGICGTDYHAFQGKQPFFSYPRILGHELGIEVVKIGSEVDNIKVGDKCAVEPYLNCGKCWACQRDLTNCCENIQVLGVHTNGGMTEYIKIPAHKLHVSAILNYEELALVETLGIGAHAVERASVTDKDTVLVIGAGPIGLSVMEFAKLKKAKVAVLDINTHRLDFCIQHQKADFAILANEQAEENIKAAFGGNLPTVVLDATGNKQSMHNAFNYPAAGGRLVFVGLYQGDFTFFDPNFHKRELSIFASRNSKASDFTYIIKALENKQIDVNTWITHHVAFDEVASVFTNLLTDTTLVKAVISL, encoded by the coding sequence ATGAAAGCTCTTTCATTAACCACACCACACGAATTTCAATATCTACAACTGGATAATACGATAGAAATTTCGCCCAACGAAGCATTGGTCAAAATTCATAAAATAGGTATCTGTGGAACTGATTATCACGCTTTTCAGGGAAAACAACCCTTCTTTAGCTATCCTCGTATTTTAGGACATGAGTTGGGTATAGAGGTAGTAAAAATAGGTTCGGAAGTCGACAATATAAAGGTTGGAGATAAATGTGCCGTAGAGCCGTATTTGAATTGTGGTAAATGCTGGGCTTGTCAACGAGATTTGACCAACTGCTGTGAAAATATCCAAGTATTGGGTGTACATACCAACGGCGGTATGACTGAATATATCAAAATACCAGCTCATAAATTACACGTTTCGGCAATTCTTAATTATGAAGAGTTGGCCTTGGTAGAAACCCTTGGCATTGGAGCTCATGCTGTAGAACGAGCTTCTGTGACCGATAAAGATACGGTTTTGGTTATTGGGGCTGGGCCAATTGGGCTTTCGGTCATGGAATTTGCCAAGCTCAAAAAAGCCAAAGTTGCGGTACTAGATATCAATACCCATCGGTTAGATTTTTGTATTCAACATCAGAAAGCAGATTTTGCAATATTGGCCAACGAGCAGGCCGAAGAAAATATTAAAGCGGCTTTTGGTGGAAATTTACCAACGGTAGTGTTGGATGCCACAGGTAATAAGCAATCTATGCACAATGCCTTTAATTATCCAGCTGCAGGTGGACGCTTGGTTTTTGTAGGTTTGTATCAAGGAGACTTTACTTTTTTCGACCCTAATTTTCATAAAAGAGAATTAAGTATTTTTGCTAGCCGCAATAGCAAGGCCAGTGACTTTACCTATATTATTAAGGCTTTAGAAAATAAACAAATCGACGTAAATACATGGATTACTCACCATGTAGCCTTTGATGAAGTAGCCTCGGTATTTACCAACCTTCTGACTGACACTACATTGGTCAAAGCAGTTATATCGCTATAA